The Lentzea guizhouensis genome contains a region encoding:
- a CDS encoding WD40 repeat domain-containing protein has translation MSEDDQRVVVAGAQGAELLDVSDPARPFKVADLPVSSFTATTNARLDVLADLVPDARRGRAPKVWLLDGGGWREVAVPGDREAIGVRLSPDGRTLAVKRLDGFWELWRLEGDQARLMSETVMGVWQTAYEFSGDGRFLIQAGSDLATAEVWDVSDPATPVLWADFPLPSANDTTLVEFSADSRHVLVASDRGAHVWDLRRQHRPERIAAFEAFPEDITAVDHWPATGEFAVVVRGETVWPLRTDPDQVVKDQCRGYASLSASEWATYFPDMGQVEVC, from the coding sequence ATGAGCGAGGACGACCAGCGTGTGGTCGTGGCCGGTGCCCAGGGCGCCGAGCTGCTCGACGTGTCCGACCCCGCGCGCCCGTTCAAGGTCGCGGACCTGCCCGTCTCCAGCTTCACCGCCACCACGAACGCCCGCCTCGACGTGCTCGCCGACCTCGTGCCGGACGCCCGCAGGGGACGGGCGCCGAAGGTCTGGCTCCTCGACGGCGGCGGCTGGCGCGAGGTCGCGGTGCCCGGCGACCGGGAGGCGATCGGCGTGCGGCTGTCACCGGACGGCCGCACGCTCGCGGTGAAACGGCTCGACGGCTTCTGGGAGCTGTGGCGGCTCGAGGGCGACCAGGCCCGCCTGATGAGCGAGACGGTGATGGGCGTCTGGCAGACCGCCTACGAGTTCAGCGGGGACGGCAGGTTCCTGATCCAGGCCGGGTCGGACCTCGCCACCGCGGAGGTCTGGGACGTCTCCGACCCGGCGACCCCCGTCCTCTGGGCCGACTTCCCGCTGCCGTCGGCCAACGACACCACGCTGGTCGAGTTCTCCGCCGACAGCCGCCACGTGCTGGTCGCCTCCGACCGCGGCGCGCACGTGTGGGACCTGAGGCGGCAGCACCGGCCGGAGCGGATCGCCGCGTTCGAGGCCTTCCCGGAGGACATCACCGCCGTCGACCACTGGCCGGCGACCGGCGAGTTCGCCGTGGTGGTCCGCGGCGAGACCGTCTGGCCGTTGCGCACGGACCCCGACCAGGTCGTGAAGGACCAGTGCCGCGGCTATGCGTCGTTGTCGGCGTCGGAATGGGCGACCTACTTCCCGGACATGGGTCAGGTCGAGGTGTGCTGA